In Brevundimonas sp. SGAir0440, one DNA window encodes the following:
- a CDS encoding acetyl-CoA hydrolase/transferase family protein, which yields MDHAALYAKRLKTPDQAAALIVSGAKVAMGLGVSQPPALLKALAERAARDEVEDVNLYYLLSTAIAGDTVLRYELMDRIRPWSLFHSAIERRLEQRAHEEGCPNPVQFIPTGFQQSPRLLCEEVKVDALICTVSPMDAEGFFSFGTNTGYAKPVSQTARTVIVEVNPHMPRVFGDCTIHVSQVVGIVEHAAPLLVVPRAQPQPADLAIGRIIAGLVEDGATLQMGIGALPNAVCDALMDHRDLGVHTEMLTPGLVELMQAGVANHARKTLHPGVGVFAFSMGDLNTYEFLDGNRGMEAHPVSYVNDPAVIARNAKMISVNATLQIDLTGACCSEFLNGRQFTAAGGQLDFVRGAYGSEGGKSIIACHSTAAKGTASRIVARLDGPVTTPRNDTHIVATEHGWTNLKGKSSSERARALIALAAPEFRDGLTAAAREQGLI from the coding sequence ATGGACCACGCCGCCCTTTACGCCAAACGCCTAAAGACACCCGATCAGGCCGCCGCCCTGATCGTCTCGGGCGCCAAGGTCGCCATGGGGCTCGGCGTGTCCCAGCCGCCCGCCCTGCTCAAGGCCCTGGCCGAACGGGCCGCGCGTGACGAGGTCGAGGATGTGAACCTCTACTATCTGCTCTCGACCGCTATCGCAGGGGACACGGTGCTGCGCTATGAGCTGATGGACCGCATCCGCCCCTGGAGCCTGTTCCACAGCGCCATCGAACGCCGGCTGGAACAGCGCGCACACGAGGAGGGTTGCCCCAACCCCGTGCAGTTCATCCCCACAGGCTTTCAGCAGTCGCCCCGCCTGTTGTGCGAGGAGGTCAAGGTGGATGCGCTGATCTGCACCGTCTCGCCGATGGATGCGGAGGGCTTCTTCTCGTTCGGGACCAACACCGGCTACGCCAAGCCGGTGTCGCAGACGGCCCGGACGGTGATCGTCGAGGTCAATCCGCACATGCCGCGCGTGTTCGGCGACTGCACCATCCATGTGTCCCAGGTCGTCGGCATCGTCGAACATGCCGCGCCCCTGCTGGTCGTGCCGCGCGCCCAACCTCAGCCGGCGGACCTGGCCATCGGCCGCATCATCGCCGGCCTGGTCGAGGACGGGGCGACGCTTCAGATGGGGATCGGCGCCCTGCCCAACGCCGTCTGCGACGCCCTGATGGACCACCGCGATCTGGGCGTTCACACCGAGATGCTGACGCCCGGCCTGGTCGAACTGATGCAGGCCGGCGTGGCCAACCATGCCCGCAAGACCCTGCATCCGGGCGTGGGCGTCTTCGCCTTCTCGATGGGCGACCTCAACACCTATGAGTTTCTGGACGGCAATCGCGGCATGGAGGCCCATCCGGTCTCCTATGTGAACGACCCGGCCGTGATCGCACGCAATGCGAAGATGATCTCGGTCAACGCCACGCTTCAGATCGACCTAACCGGCGCCTGCTGCTCGGAGTTCTTGAACGGGCGCCAGTTCACGGCCGCCGGGGGCCAGCTGGACTTCGTGCGCGGCGCCTATGGATCGGAGGGCGGCAAGTCGATCATCGCCTGTCATTCCACGGCGGCGAAAGGAACGGCCTCGCGCATCGTCGCGCGTCTGGACGGGCCGGTCACCACGCCGCGCAACGACACCCACATCGTCGCCACCGAACACGGCTGGACCAATCTGAAGGGCAAGTCGTCCAGCGAGCGCGCCCGCGCCCTGATCGCCTTGGCCGCGCCCGAGTTTCGCGACGGCCTGACGGCGGCGGCGCGCGAACAAGGGCTGATCTGA
- a CDS encoding sorbosone dehydrogenase family protein, with translation MKTIRLMALLALLVAAPFSARAAQGAYATDGDCGGRPMTTVRMAPGYCLGLVWQGAGAEGPRMPRGLLALPDGDWLVTDLGSWEQGRGAIWRLSFGSDGAPRWRRLAQGLSMPHTAARGPDGLIYVSEMNRILTLDPDAADPAATVRTVIGDLPDNRLHANRHPLSSFVFDANGDLLVNVGAPSDRCVDARGRARANAAGACIDSAATAQVRRHTYLGAGRWAEDSTVFASGLRNSIALARHPSGTILQGENSVDLTTPDHPYDEINVLRQGGHYGWPYCVDLATPLPGWSAAQARCRQRDRPVALLPPHAAPLDLIYYDGAMFPELRGRLLMSWHGYRRAGGRIVAAETDGEGRPLTDIGGRYAIYPRGALSYPPGAPSLRGKVLTPGWDTVSGRQPRGAPVVLAVAADGSIWVTDDRNRAILRIARSDKTP, from the coding sequence ATGAAGACCATCCGCCTTATGGCCCTGCTCGCCCTCCTCGTCGCCGCGCCTTTCAGCGCGAGGGCGGCCCAGGGCGCCTATGCGACCGACGGCGACTGCGGCGGGCGGCCGATGACCACCGTTCGGATGGCGCCCGGCTATTGCCTGGGGCTGGTCTGGCAGGGCGCTGGGGCCGAGGGACCGCGGATGCCGCGCGGCCTGCTGGCGCTACCCGACGGCGACTGGTTGGTGACGGATCTCGGCAGTTGGGAGCAAGGACGCGGCGCCATCTGGCGGCTGTCGTTCGGGTCCGACGGCGCGCCGCGCTGGCGACGGCTGGCGCAAGGTCTGAGCATGCCGCACACGGCGGCGCGCGGGCCGGACGGGCTCATCTATGTGTCCGAGATGAACCGCATCCTGACGCTGGACCCCGACGCGGCCGATCCGGCGGCGACGGTGCGCACCGTGATCGGGGACCTGCCTGACAATCGGCTGCACGCCAATCGCCACCCGCTGTCCAGCTTCGTCTTCGATGCGAACGGGGACCTGCTGGTCAATGTCGGCGCCCCCAGCGACCGCTGCGTGGATGCGCGAGGCCGGGCGCGCGCCAATGCGGCGGGCGCCTGCATCGACAGCGCGGCGACGGCCCAGGTGCGGCGTCACACCTATCTGGGCGCCGGCCGCTGGGCCGAGGACAGCACCGTCTTCGCTTCGGGCCTGCGGAACTCTATCGCCCTGGCCCGGCACCCGTCGGGCACGATCCTGCAAGGCGAGAACTCGGTCGACCTGACCACGCCCGACCATCCCTATGACGAGATCAATGTCCTGCGTCAGGGCGGCCATTACGGCTGGCCCTATTGCGTCGATCTGGCGACGCCCCTGCCGGGCTGGAGCGCGGCCCAGGCGCGATGCCGCCAGCGCGACCGCCCGGTCGCCCTGCTGCCGCCCCACGCCGCGCCGCTGGACCTGATCTATTACGACGGGGCGATGTTCCCCGAACTGCGCGGCCGGCTGCTGATGAGCTGGCACGGCTATCGTCGCGCGGGCGGCCGGATCGTGGCGGCCGAGACGGATGGCGAGGGCCGCCCCCTGACTGATATCGGCGGCCGCTACGCCATCTATCCGCGCGGCGCCCTGTCCTATCCCCCCGGCGCGCCCAGCCTACGCGGCAAGGTGCTGACGCCGGGTTGGGACACGGTCTCAGGCCGCCAGCCGCGCGGCGCGCCGGTCGTGCTGGCCGTCGCCGCCGACGGATCGATCTGGGTCACGGACGACCGAAACCGGGCGATCCTCAGGATCGCCCGCTCGGATAAGACGCCCTAG
- a CDS encoding lipid A-modifier LpxR family protein codes for MAGASAACAQTWAPNAFDASPDVEARLTEQTSFRVAPDARFGAQIEIPTAFRPDNRSGLTASTRNDVWIDRTDFTDRVTLETAGRLRRADGSPLPVTPVDRAELDPDAYDLRYVRGFRGARGHTASGLEVSLTPHAGLGVGSEGRSAEAGVTLKIGEGLDRLAPNGRERFGERPRWYLYAAGSGRAVGYNFARTRDGDYARSGYTQDKGSFLGDASIGVAYRKGDMQTSFGVVYREIDAGKGLRGMNGLDTDVSEGLLAFQLSIRPGR; via the coding sequence ATGGCCGGCGCGAGCGCCGCCTGTGCACAGACCTGGGCCCCCAACGCCTTCGACGCCTCGCCCGATGTCGAGGCGCGCCTGACCGAACAGACCAGTTTCCGCGTAGCCCCTGACGCCCGGTTCGGCGCTCAGATTGAAATCCCGACCGCCTTCCGTCCCGACAACCGATCCGGCCTGACCGCCAGCACGCGCAACGACGTCTGGATTGATCGCACCGACTTCACCGACCGGGTGACGCTGGAAACGGCCGGCCGTCTGCGCCGCGCCGACGGCTCTCCCTTGCCGGTCACGCCCGTCGATCGGGCCGAACTGGACCCCGACGCCTATGACCTGCGCTATGTGCGCGGTTTCCGCGGCGCTCGCGGCCATACCGCCTCGGGCCTCGAGGTCAGCCTGACGCCCCATGCCGGTCTCGGCGTCGGCAGCGAAGGCCGTTCGGCCGAGGCCGGGGTCACGCTCAAGATCGGCGAGGGGCTGGATCGTCTGGCCCCCAACGGCCGCGAACGGTTCGGCGAGCGGCCGCGCTGGTATCTGTACGCCGCCGGATCGGGCCGGGCCGTGGGCTACAACTTCGCCCGCACGCGCGACGGCGACTATGCCCGCTCGGGTTACACCCAGGACAAGGGCAGCTTCCTGGGCGACGCCTCGATCGGCGTGGCCTATCGCAAGGGCGACATGCAGACCTCGTTCGGCGTCGTCTATCGCGAGATTGACGCCGGCAAGGGTCTGCGGGGCATGAACGGCCTGGACACCGACGTCAGCGAAGGCCTGCTGGCCTTCCAGCTGTCGATCCGTCCCGGCCGCTGA
- a CDS encoding argininosuccinate synthase, with the protein MSAPADKPVKKVVLAYSGGLDTSIILKWLQTEYNAEVVTFTADLGQGEELGPAREKALKLGIKPENIFIDDLREEFVRDFVFPMFRANAQYEGDYLLGTSIARPLISKRQIEIARMVGADAVCHGATGKGNDQVRFELGYYALEPDIRVIAPWREWEFRSREALLDFAEKNQIPIAKDKRGEAPFSVDANLLHSSSEGKVLEDPAVEAPEFVHQRTISPEDAPDKATVIEIGFEKGDAVSINGEAMSPATILTALNQYGHDNGIGRLDLVENRFVGMKSRGVYETPGGTILIAAHRGIESITLDGGSMHLKDQLMPKYAELIYNGFWFSPEREMLQAAIDKSQENVSGTVKVKLYKGNVSVIGRESPNSLYDQDLVTFEEGVQAYDHKDAAGFIKLNALRLRVLAKRDARKS; encoded by the coding sequence ATGTCCGCCCCCGCCGACAAGCCCGTCAAGAAAGTCGTCCTCGCCTATTCGGGCGGGCTGGACACCTCGATCATCCTGAAGTGGCTCCAGACCGAATATAACGCCGAGGTCGTGACCTTCACCGCCGACCTGGGCCAGGGCGAAGAGTTGGGCCCGGCGCGCGAGAAGGCGCTGAAGCTGGGCATCAAGCCCGAAAACATCTTCATCGACGACCTGCGCGAAGAGTTCGTGCGCGACTTCGTTTTCCCCATGTTCCGCGCCAACGCCCAGTATGAGGGCGACTATCTGCTGGGCACCTCCATCGCCCGGCCCCTGATCTCCAAGCGCCAGATCGAGATCGCCCGGATGGTCGGCGCCGACGCCGTCTGTCACGGCGCGACCGGCAAGGGCAACGACCAGGTCCGGTTCGAGCTGGGCTATTATGCGCTGGAGCCCGACATCCGCGTCATCGCCCCGTGGCGCGAGTGGGAATTCCGCAGCCGCGAGGCCCTGCTGGACTTCGCCGAGAAGAACCAGATCCCGATCGCCAAGGACAAGCGCGGCGAGGCGCCCTTCAGCGTCGACGCCAACCTTCTGCACTCCTCGTCCGAGGGCAAGGTGCTGGAAGACCCGGCGGTCGAGGCCCCCGAGTTCGTCCACCAGCGCACGATCAGCCCCGAAGACGCGCCGGATAAGGCCACCGTCATCGAGATCGGCTTCGAAAAGGGCGACGCCGTCTCGATCAACGGCGAGGCCATGTCGCCCGCCACGATCCTGACGGCGCTGAACCAGTATGGCCACGACAACGGCATCGGCCGTCTGGACCTGGTCGAGAACCGCTTCGTCGGCATGAAGTCGCGCGGCGTCTATGAGACCCCTGGCGGGACCATCCTGATCGCGGCGCACCGCGGCATCGAAAGCATCACCCTGGACGGCGGCTCCATGCACCTGAAGGACCAGCTGATGCCGAAATACGCCGAGCTGATCTACAACGGCTTCTGGTTCTCGCCCGAGCGCGAAATGCTTCAGGCCGCCATCGACAAGAGCCAGGAAAACGTCTCCGGCACCGTCAAGGTCAAGCTGTACAAGGGCAATGTCTCGGTCATCGGCCGCGAAAGCCCCAACAGCCTGTACGATCAGGACCTGGTGACCTTCGAAGAAGGCGTCCAGGCCTATGACCACAAGGACGCGGCCGGCTTCATCAAGCTGAACGCCCTTCGTCTGCGCGTCCTGGCCAAGCGCGACGCGCGCAAGAGCTAG
- a CDS encoding ribonucleoside-diphosphate reductase subunit alpha: MTMAGGEALKTTEFQGVAATPTPERPHLTVVKSVQVDRSRDDLLTDFGKKTLEDRYLLPGESYQDMFARVSTAFSDDAEHAQRLYDYMSRLWFMPATPVLSNGGADRGLPISCFLNAVGDSLDGIQNVWNENVALASNGGGIGTYWGGVRSIGEKVKGAGKTSGIIPFIRVMDSLTLAISQGSLRRGSAAVYLDIHHPEIEEFLEIRKPSGDFNRKSLNLHHGINVTDEFMEAVKVGGTFDLKSPKDGAVMKTVDARSLWTKLLDIRMQTGEPYLIFSDTVNRQMAPHQRDLGLKVKQSNLCAEIMLHTGRDHLGVDRTAVCCLSSVNAETFLEWREEPRFVEDLMRFLDNVLEDFIRRAPPAMAAAVYSAKRERSVGLGLMGFHSFLQGQGVAFESAMAKSWNMRLFKHLRREADKASRLLAEEKGPCLDAEERGVMERFSHKLAIAPTASISIICGGTSAGIEPIPANIYTHKTLSGSFAVKNPYLERLLDEKGINTEAVWSSILENEGSVQHLDALNEDEKGVFKTAFELDQRWVIELAADRAPEICQAQSLNLFIPGDVNKWDLHMLHWSAWERGVKSLYYLRSKSVQRAAFAGAEDKAEAEIDPNQPDLFSLPKTDYDECLACQ; encoded by the coding sequence ATGACCATGGCTGGCGGCGAGGCATTGAAGACGACGGAATTCCAAGGCGTTGCGGCGACGCCGACGCCGGAGCGCCCCCACCTGACCGTGGTCAAATCGGTCCAGGTCGACCGCTCGCGCGATGATCTGCTGACCGACTTCGGCAAGAAGACGCTGGAAGATCGCTATCTGCTGCCGGGCGAAAGCTATCAGGACATGTTCGCGCGGGTCTCGACCGCCTTCTCGGACGACGCCGAACACGCCCAGCGCCTGTATGACTATATGAGCCGCCTGTGGTTCATGCCGGCGACCCCGGTCCTGTCGAACGGCGGCGCGGATCGCGGCCTGCCGATCTCCTGCTTCCTGAACGCGGTGGGCGACAGCCTGGACGGCATCCAGAACGTCTGGAACGAGAACGTGGCCCTGGCCTCGAACGGCGGCGGCATCGGCACCTATTGGGGCGGCGTCCGCTCCATCGGCGAAAAGGTCAAGGGAGCGGGCAAGACCTCGGGCATCATCCCTTTCATCCGCGTGATGGACAGCCTGACGCTGGCGATCAGCCAGGGTTCGCTGCGCCGCGGTTCGGCCGCCGTCTATCTGGACATCCACCACCCGGAAATCGAAGAGTTCCTGGAGATCCGCAAACCGTCGGGCGACTTCAATCGCAAGTCCCTGAACCTGCACCACGGCATCAACGTCACCGACGAGTTCATGGAGGCGGTGAAAGTCGGCGGAACCTTCGACCTGAAGTCGCCCAAGGACGGCGCGGTCATGAAGACCGTCGACGCCCGTTCGCTGTGGACCAAGCTGCTCGACATCCGCATGCAGACCGGCGAGCCGTATCTGATCTTCTCGGACACGGTGAACCGCCAGATGGCGCCGCACCAGCGCGACCTGGGCCTGAAGGTCAAACAGTCGAACCTGTGCGCCGAAATCATGCTTCACACCGGCCGCGACCACCTGGGCGTGGACCGGACCGCCGTCTGCTGCCTGTCGTCGGTGAACGCCGAGACCTTCCTGGAATGGCGTGAGGAGCCGCGCTTCGTCGAGGATCTGATGCGGTTCCTGGACAATGTGCTGGAGGACTTCATCCGCCGCGCCCCGCCCGCCATGGCCGCCGCCGTCTATTCGGCCAAGCGCGAGCGTTCGGTGGGTCTGGGCCTGATGGGCTTCCACTCCTTCTTGCAGGGGCAGGGCGTCGCCTTCGAAAGCGCCATGGCCAAGTCGTGGAACATGCGCCTGTTCAAGCACCTGCGTCGCGAGGCCGATAAGGCCAGCCGCCTGCTGGCCGAGGAGAAGGGCCCGTGCCTGGACGCCGAGGAGCGCGGCGTGATGGAGCGGTTCAGCCACAAGCTGGCCATCGCCCCCACCGCCTCGATCTCGATCATCTGCGGCGGCACGTCGGCCGGCATCGAGCCGATCCCGGCCAACATCTACACCCACAAGACCCTGTCGGGCTCGTTCGCGGTCAAGAACCCCTATCTGGAGCGCTTGCTCGACGAAAAGGGCATCAACACCGAGGCGGTGTGGAGCTCCATTCTGGAGAACGAAGGTTCGGTCCAGCACCTCGACGCCCTGAACGAGGACGAGAAGGGCGTGTTCAAGACCGCCTTCGAACTGGACCAGCGCTGGGTGATCGAACTGGCCGCCGACCGCGCGCCGGAAATCTGCCAGGCCCAGTCGCTGAACCTGTTCATCCCCGGCGACGTGAACAAATGGGACCTGCACATGCTGCACTGGTCCGCGTGGGAACGCGGCGTGAAGTCGCTGTACTACCTGCGCTCCAAGTCGGTGCAGCGCGCCGCCTTCGCGGGCGCCGAGGACAAGGCCGAGGCCGAGATCGACCCCAATCAGCCCGATCTCTTCTCCCTGCCCAAGACCGACTACGACGAGTGCCTGGCCTGCCAGTAA
- a CDS encoding gamma-glutamyltransferase family protein has product MRSFRRQIAAMLVPVLMAGCQTATASQAAPALATVSPQAPSPAASPARGPFVAAANPLAVEAGMTVLRRGGSAVDAAVTIQAVLGLVEPQSSGLGGGAFLMSYDAETGTVTAYDGRETAPASATPELFYEDGKPLPFIDAVLSGRSTGAPGAVAMLAMAQKDHGKLAWRDLFGDAERLARDGFTVSPRLAGMINGRSPQARTRWASAYFTKPDGTRYQAGDTLKNPAYADTVARLAQQGPGVVYGGPIGRDIAAAVREGPRPGGLTEADIAGYRPLRRDALCRPYQAYVICVPPPPSSGAALLQFLAMAEETPDLDKGARSPEAWVAFGRLQRLMYADRDRYIGDNDFVGVPIAGLLDPDYVASRAALAPQVNGPVEAGAPAGSPPRGADQTAEPGGTSHMVVVDAWGNAVSMTTTVESIFGNGRMVDGFFLNNQLTDFSFTPLEDGHPAANAVAAGKRPRSSMTPVLILDRQGRLVGAIGSPGGSSILAYVAKALVGTMDWGLSMQEAIALPNLVVRGEMVGADTDMIAPDIRDALAAAGMALRPNATETSGLHGAIWRDGRWDGGADPRREGVAVSEVR; this is encoded by the coding sequence ATGCGTTCTTTCCGTCGCCAGATCGCCGCTATGCTGGTTCCCGTCCTCATGGCGGGATGCCAGACCGCGACAGCCAGCCAAGCGGCGCCCGCGCTGGCGACAGTATCGCCTCAGGCCCCGTCGCCGGCCGCATCGCCCGCTCGGGGGCCGTTTGTGGCGGCGGCGAATCCGCTCGCGGTCGAGGCGGGGATGACCGTGTTGCGGCGTGGCGGATCGGCCGTGGATGCGGCGGTGACGATCCAGGCGGTGCTGGGTCTGGTGGAGCCCCAGTCGTCGGGCCTGGGGGGCGGGGCCTTTTTGATGAGCTATGACGCCGAGACCGGGACCGTCACGGCCTATGACGGGCGCGAGACGGCGCCGGCGTCGGCGACGCCCGAACTGTTCTATGAGGACGGCAAGCCCCTGCCCTTCATCGACGCGGTGCTGTCGGGCCGCTCGACCGGGGCGCCGGGGGCGGTGGCCATGCTGGCGATGGCGCAGAAGGATCATGGGAAGCTGGCCTGGCGCGATCTGTTCGGGGACGCCGAACGGCTGGCGCGCGACGGGTTCACGGTCAGCCCGCGTCTGGCCGGCATGATCAATGGACGCAGTCCGCAGGCGCGGACCCGCTGGGCCAGCGCCTATTTCACCAAGCCGGACGGGACGCGGTATCAGGCGGGCGATACGTTGAAAAACCCCGCCTACGCCGACACGGTCGCGCGATTGGCGCAGCAGGGGCCGGGCGTCGTCTATGGCGGGCCGATCGGGCGCGACATCGCGGCAGCGGTTCGCGAAGGACCGCGTCCCGGCGGTCTGACCGAGGCGGACATCGCCGGCTATCGGCCCTTGCGCCGCGACGCTCTCTGCCGGCCGTATCAGGCCTATGTGATCTGCGTGCCGCCGCCGCCGTCCAGCGGCGCGGCGTTGCTGCAGTTCCTGGCCATGGCCGAGGAAACGCCGGATCTGGACAAGGGGGCCAGGAGCCCTGAGGCCTGGGTCGCGTTCGGGCGGTTGCAGCGACTGATGTATGCCGACCGGGACCGCTACATCGGCGACAACGACTTCGTCGGCGTGCCGATCGCCGGCCTGCTGGATCCCGACTATGTCGCGTCGCGCGCGGCTCTGGCTCCGCAGGTGAACGGCCCGGTCGAGGCCGGCGCCCCAGCGGGATCGCCGCCGCGCGGGGCCGACCAGACCGCCGAGCCGGGCGGCACCTCGCACATGGTCGTCGTGGACGCCTGGGGCAATGCGGTCAGCATGACCACGACGGTCGAGAGCATCTTCGGCAATGGCCGGATGGTCGACGGCTTCTTCCTGAATAATCAGCTGACCGACTTCTCCTTCACGCCGCTAGAGGACGGTCATCCGGCCGCCAATGCGGTGGCGGCGGGGAAGCGGCCGCGCTCATCGATGACGCCGGTGCTGATTCTGGATCGTCAGGGGCGGCTGGTCGGCGCCATAGGCTCGCCGGGCGGGTCCAGCATCCTGGCCTATGTCGCCAAGGCCTTGGTCGGGACGATGGACTGGGGCCTGTCGATGCAGGAGGCGATCGCCCTGCCCAATCTGGTGGTGCGGGGCGAGATGGTCGGGGCCGACACCGACATGATCGCGCCGGATATCCGCGACGCCCTGGCGGCGGCGGGCATGGCCCTGAGGCCCAACGCCACCGAGACCTCGGGGCTGCATGGCGCGATCTGGCGCGACGGTCGCTGGGACGGAGGGGCCGATCCGCGTCGCGAGGGCGTGGCGGTCTCGGAGGTTCGCTGA
- a CDS encoding phosphatase PAP2 family protein, which produces MTLSDVRAFLIRVLTVARTEIAALLALLVVAGGVLTFAGLADEMTEGEGQAFDLHVLALMRPYADDPGRPWGPWWLKEAAADITSLGGISVLGLFALIVIVFLLSQRKWLSSLLLIIGLAGGVALSEGLKAVFERARPPAAMQAVETINASFPSGHALLSTVFYLSVAVMLTRAFPRERFKVFVLGVGILLALLVGLTRIYLGAHWATDVFAGWAVGAAWAMALWLVAYGVARWQKRHRAALQDEASPIEAAPDPTKV; this is translated from the coding sequence ATGACGCTTTCCGATGTCCGCGCCTTTTTGATACGCGTCCTGACGGTCGCCCGCACCGAGATCGCCGCGCTTCTGGCCTTGCTGGTCGTCGCCGGCGGCGTTTTGACCTTCGCAGGCCTCGCCGATGAGATGACCGAGGGCGAGGGCCAGGCCTTCGATCTTCATGTCCTGGCGCTGATGCGGCCCTATGCCGACGACCCGGGCCGGCCGTGGGGGCCGTGGTGGCTGAAGGAGGCGGCGGCGGACATCACCTCGCTGGGCGGCATCTCGGTGCTGGGGCTGTTCGCCCTGATCGTGATCGTCTTCCTGCTGAGCCAGCGGAAATGGCTGTCGTCCCTGCTGCTGATCATTGGCCTGGCCGGGGGCGTCGCGCTCTCGGAGGGCCTGAAGGCCGTGTTCGAACGCGCCCGGCCCCCTGCGGCCATGCAGGCGGTGGAGACGATCAACGCCAGCTTCCCGTCCGGCCACGCCCTGCTATCCACCGTCTTCTATCTCAGCGTCGCCGTCATGCTGACCCGCGCCTTCCCGCGCGAGCGGTTCAAGGTCTTCGTCCTGGGCGTCGGCATTCTGCTGGCCCTGCTGGTCGGGCTGACGCGCATCTATCTGGGCGCCCACTGGGCCACCGACGTCTTCGCCGGCTGGGCGGTCGGCGCCGCCTGGGCCATGGCCCTGTGGCTGGTCGCCTATGGGGTGGCGCGCTGGCAGAAGCGTCACCGCGCGGCGCTGCAGGACGAAGCCTCGCCGATCGAAGCCGCGCCCGACCCGACCAAAGTCTAG